CCAGTTTGAGCAGAAATGTGAGGACAAGAAAAACGATGGACTATGCCATTTTGTTTAAAGAATGAACTAAATTTTTTGTCAATGTATTCCCCACCTCCATCGGACTGGAAATAAGAAATAGAAGTGTGGAAAACATTTTTAACCATTGCATAAAATTCTTTGAATTTGTCAAAGGATTCAGATTTTTCGCGCATCAAGTAGACCCAAGAGAATTTAGTGTAATCATCGAGGAACAAAATATAATAACGATATCCTGAATTTGAGACAGTAGGAGCATGCCATACATCTGAATGAATTAAAACGAATGGAAAATTTGCATTACTACTTGATAAAGGAAAAGACATTCTAGTTTGTTTGCCTAAATGGCAAACATTACAAGAATTATTGTTGATGGAAGAAGTACTTCGAATTAAATTTCTAGAAACTAACTAACTAAGAGACTCTCAACCAGGATGTCCCAAACGTTGGTGCCAAAGGAAGAAGGCAAGACTTTAGCAAAGAGACCAAAGATGGAGGAGGCAGATGGAGCAACACGTAGAGGATAAAGAGACCCAGAATTGTTACAGTGGAGCAACGGTGTTCTGGTCTTCAAGTCCTTGACAAAAAAACCAGAGTTAGTAAATTCAATAAGACAATTATTATCAGCACACAAACGTTGAATAGAAAGCAGATTTTTAGCAAGGGATGGAACATATAAAACTTTCTTTAAGAGAAGAGGCTTAGAAGTTGTTGGAAGGATAGAGGAACCAGTAGATTTAATTGAGAGAAGAGTACCATCTCCAACCATGACTTGAGAAGGACCAGAATAAGGAGTGTGAGACGTAAGAGTAGAAGGATCTTTTGTCATGTGCACAAATGCCCCAGAGTCTGGGTACCAAACTGTTGGTTGAACTTCCTCCAAATTCATTGCAGCAAATGGTTTAGGAATATTGTTACCCACAAAGGAATGGTTGAACCTGTTTCTGCACTCCAACGCAGTGTGATTATAATGAAAACAAATTTGACATTGTTTAGTAGGAACAAAAGGTGGTCTACCCAAAATACCAGTAGCAGGGGAAGGAGGCCGAGATTGAGGTTGGAAACCAGACTATGAAGAGTTGTGGTATCCTCGACCCCTACCATATTGTCCCTTGTTATTTTTGCCACGACCTCGTCCATGGAAGTATCCTTTTGTAGGCTGATTTCCATTGAAGGGAGATGATGAATTAGAAGTGGTCTTCGCTTGAGTTGACGCAAGCAACGCAGTTTGAGCATTTGACTCTTCAGAATCAATTACATTAATATGAGCTTCTTCGGTGAGAAGTAGTGGTCGTAATGCAATAAAAGAAGGAGGTGAGCCAGTAGCATTTAATCCAGACACAAAGGTACGATAAGATGAAGGCAATCCTTGCAAAGTTTGAGTGACTAAATCATCATCAATCAGAGGTTACCAATTGCCCTGAGAGAGTAGGCAATAGAGTGAAGTTGCTAAAGATAATCTTCCATAGAAAGGGGACCTTTCTTGAAATTTTGGAATTTCGACTTAAGGTGAATGGATGAGGAAGAGACTTGATCCAAATATAGTGATGCGAGGGTGTCCCAAGCCTATTTAGATGTCTCACAAGTATAGTTCAAAAGTGTGTCAAGAACAATAGAAGAAAGTGTTGCATTAATCCAACTTAATGCAATAGTATCCAATTGAATCCAAAGCTTGTAATCAGCGCGGTCTAGTGATGGACATGGTATGGTTCCATCTACTAAGGAAAGAAGGTTGTGACTTTTAAGGACAGTGAGAAAAACTCTCTTCCAGGTGAGGTAATTGACATATGTCAATTCGATAGAAACAAAACCTTTGATATTGGAAACTGTTGGAGGGGGGATGGGGAGGCCAAGAGAAGATTGATTCATGGCGGTTTGagcagaagaggaagaagaatttTCTAGAGCCATTGAAGGGGATCGtttagggctctgataccaagatGAAGGTTGATAAACTGAGAAGCGTCAAAGCGTGAGTCTTGCTCACCTTTCCAGACTTATATTTATAAGATAAAGTTACAACAATATATGAAAAGGATAATTACAAGAATAAttcaaataaagtcctaatacaACTAATTGACTAAAAGATAATGCTAACAAGATACACACACGGTCAGAGGAGTTTAAAATATAGATTTTGAACAAGTTAAAGTGTCTGGATAAAAAAAAAAGTGGAGTAGGAGGACCGGCATGACAAAGTGGCACAAGTATAGGTGTCATTTAGGTCATTCTGCCAATTAAAAAAGAACATACTATACGAAAGACAAGATACCCGAGAAAAATTAAAACAGCCAGCCTGGTTTTGGAAGCCCCCTTTTCCTATCATCAATCAAATTTGTAGGCGCCTCAGGAAGTCCAGATCTCTTTTACCCTCAGTTTCTCGCAGGGCCTCTACAAATTtgctcccaagctctagtttaGAGACATTGTATCCATTGTACCGGCTGGGAACCTTGGGAATCCTAAATTTCTCTCCCGCTATAGATGGCGATCTCTTCAAGGTTGGTTCTGTTCTGAGAAAGATACAACTCCCCGCATAAGTTTTGGAAGTTACTGGTGGACGACCATTTGAAACTTCTGAATCTTTCTTGATGACCGAGTTTGACCACCAAGCTGCACTGGTTCCTCTCTTTCAAAGATCAGCGGATAACTAATTCACAGTAGGGGTATTATTTTCAGACTTGAGCTCCCAGCATTTGTCAGGTCCAAACATGATCACCATTAGCAACTAAAATATTGCTATAATTAGTTACATTCTGTCTTCGTAAACCCAGCATATGAGAGAGATATGTGAAGTGCTGAACCTTCTGTAGGGATGCACTTCTTTGAGATGTGCTGGTAGTCAGCCTGAAGTAGTACGTAATAAATTATGGTGATACAATGTCACCTCTTCTCCATGTATATCTACATATATTATACAAAGCATCTCataaaaatttttaaaaaaaaaaataatcgaATTTTCCCTTAGAGTTTGATATCATTGCTGGCTGTCCAGTAACTATCAATAGACTCAACCCCCATCCCCCAAAAgcaacagaaaaaaaaaagaaataaaatactCTATGAAGTGCCTTCAATAAATTCTTGAACAATGAAAACGCCCAAAACTAGCAAGGATCCAAGCAGCTAGAACTTTAATCAAATACTAGATATAATTGATGTTGATAATATGCCAGCTATAGCAAACCGTTTCACTTGGTCAAAAGGTAGGATGTCAAGAAAATTGGGCAGAATATGATGCGACGAAGTCTAGCTATTATCTTTTTGTGATATGAAAATAACTTTGGGGTATTTGATCACTATAATATGTTAGTTACTTTAAGAGGTTTGTAGGAGGCCATAAACCTtttatatactccctccgtttcaatttagatgaggtatTTTAACTCGCACGAAGtttaagagaaaagaagaaatttttgaaatttgtggtcttaaaagcttaaggggtaaaagctttgtgggACCATGACATTTGTATGGtcataaaaacttctcattaaaggtaaaatgggtaaaatgaagagtttaaagttgaattattttcaaatttagaaatgtgtcatttattttggaacagactaaaaagtaAAGTACCTCATGTaatttgaaacggagggagtatttcttattttgggaaaggcatTAGAAATATTCAGATATTATCTCACTGGCCTTGGAACATAACATTATCTGGTTCCGCTACATATGTTCTGTGGAGAAAGTAGCAAACTGGCAAAGCTTCCCTTAAGCAATTCAAGAAAAGCATATGTTGCCCAGGTTCCTTCTCAGTCCCAATAGCCTAAACAACAAGTGTCTACTGCCTGACGACAAATATGGATTCTAACTGAACTCTTCTAATACAAAAGAGGATGCTTCTGTGTGATTATGTGGAAGCCCTGAGATGTGAAGAGGAATTGTGCAAGGCTAAGACCACAAATAAAAGGTAATCAGTTGCTGATGCTAATACTGCTTTTTTTCTTCAGACAACTAACTCAACATAGAGCAAGGAGTAAAATTATCAGGATAAATGATCAAATAGGGAGGAGGATCACTAAGTACAATTGAGCAGTAGGAGTGTCTACTCACATTTGTTAGTGAAGATGAAATTTATAACACACTGCTAAGTGGCTAAGCATAAAGCTCCGTGTCCTGATTGTTTCCAGCAGAATTTTACCAATAAAACTGGCTCTTAGTGAAGTCACAGTAAATTGCATCTTTGAACAATCTTTTGTAACCATTGGCGGTGAGCTATCTGCTGCTCTTAATTCTACCACTATCATTTAGTTCCTAAGGTGAAGACATTACAAGGACTTCCAGCCAGTATCATGAATGAACTTCATTTACACACTGATTTTCAAGATTATCACTAACATATTGAAACCGCTCATGAGATCTTTGATCAGTAATTGTCAGAATGCTAGTGGAATGAAGTAGCATTACAGATACAGGACTTAGtgctttatttatttaattttgacAAGACAAGATGGAGAAAGACTTTTATATAAGGGGTAAACTCATAAGATGCCAAAAGAACTATAATAAGCTTGAAGCCATGAACTATGGCACCTAAGTTTACGATGATTTTAATGGTAATCTGCATATTATCTGTAATGCTGCAAAACCAAAAGCTTTGAGTACATCCATTGGGGAAAAAAACAGTTTTCTTATCATAAGCTTGAAGCTCTGAGCTATGTCCACCTTCATTGGACCTATGTTTCCCACGATTTTATAGTAATCCTGGGGGTTGAGTTAAGGGGATTTTATGCCTCCTTACCTGTTCCACTCACCGTTGAGGCCTTCACATGTTTGTTCAACACAAATATTGCTCTGCAGGAATTTAATTTCCTCCCTACATTGGACATGTTTTTTGTGGGTTGTCTCTTCATTGGTGTTTGCTGTTAATGAGAAGTCCATCCATACTCCTCGTCAAACAGGTTGTAGATCAATTTGGAGACCTGGTTTATTCCTAATATGCCGAAAAAGTGCAAAGGATTTTGCTGATTTACCTGTTGATGATACTCAAAGATCAGCCATTGGTGGTTTTCAACAGGCACACCGTTCCTGTCAAATATTAGGCACCCCGCTTATCTCTTCCGAGCTGGATCACTGATGTTGCAAAAAGCTTGCAGAGAAAATCTTAGGTAAAATACGAACTTGATCAAATAAGGGATCCAGGGTGGCTAAAGATGGTAAGCTTGTTTTGTTTGGTATCCACACATTGGTTTAGTCTCTTCATATTGCCTAAACAGAAACAGGTTATCAGAGCTATCTCACAACTGTTCCAAAAATACTGCTATTCTTAATCAAATTTGGAATATCTTCTGAAAAGGATTCTTACTGCAATTAATGGATGCATTCAGTGTCAACTTAGAAATAAGAAATTTTGGGCAGTCTCAGTTCCTCATCATTGCTTAATTGCTCATGGAGTTAAATCCTCTAGAGTACCAGATTTTGTATTCATTATCAAATTGCACATGGTTGTAATATTTCTGTATGCTATAATTCTTTCGATCCTTTAGGACCATGGCACTAGGTTTTCTCTACTAATTGCTGCGACAGCCATATTTGACTCTAAAAGTAGCGGATTCGACTGTGGAATATGGCTGGCAATAACCAACTAGAGTCAGAGCAATGCTCAACTTTGGTGGGGCTTCTAATGGTTCGTTTGCCATGTATAATTCCACAAGGCAGAGGCCTCTAGCTTGGCTACAGTATTTTGTTTCGCGAATTGTATTTCAAGGATGGCTTCATTCTTTGGCTTGCTATTCTAGATAGACTTAAGCATGACTCAAAAGTGAAAATGTGGATGCTGATAGTTGTTCACGTAACAAACATCCTGAAAATGTATCACATCTCTGCTTTCAAGTGAATAATCTCAACCCATCTGGCAGCATCTCTTAAAACGGAGGCTAGTACATAGAGATATTTGCCTTTGGACGGAGAACTCAATTGGTTGAGTCAGAGAGTGCTTCAAAATTAAGGAATCAAAGAGTGCTTCAAAATTAAGCTCAAACAACTAAAACCCCCTTTATCTGTGATCCAAGAGAAGCTGAGTACTTGCCACAAATCGAGAATTAGAGATAAGCGGAAGATGAACTTAAGATTGGTCTTTTCTCTACATATTTTCGATCTGTAAGGACTAAAGAGTATCCAGTCTGAGCTCCATttgtatttatttgtttattcgtgtgtgtgtgtgagagagagagagagagagtagtaAACAACCAGTTCAGACCACAATGTCTCACGGAGGACAAATTAGCAATCAGTTGGTTTATAGCAGCATGTGAAATTCTACCATGTCTAGAACTATATCAACAATGGGATATTAAAAGTGCAAAGCAAGAATAATTATACAAGAAAAGAGAGGGAGAGAAAGAAACATACTGTTGCTGAAAGCCCCCAAAGACTTGAGGAAATAGCTACTGGACAGAGAAGACTGCAGAAATTAACGGTCGCTGACGCAGAGGAACACTGTACTCAGCACCGGTGCACTTGGAACACTGCTTCTTCTTCACTTGCAAAGTGAATTGCGCACATGGGGGCCCCGATATTATCCTCCAATATATTTTTCCTAATGGGATCTGAATTACTATGATCTTATTGTTTTCCATGAAGGTAAAACCAACCACCAAATACATAGCTactgttttctcttctttttttttttgttggtcTCGAAAAAGAAAGTCATTTCTAAAAGAATAAACGGAAATTAAGAAattaaacttaaaattttacatGTAAATGAAGATTAAATTCACAAGCCTTAGATGCATTTATTTATTCACTATGATAATTTATTTCTTGTCAGACATATATAATTTCCATTGCGAATTTCATTTATTCACTGAAAACCTATAAGAGGAATATATAATCCATTTTTTGGGCAACGCGCATCTTTATTACTGTCCAGTTATTGCCAAGGAAACTGTCCAAGAAAAACATGTTAGACCAAATTCTCCCAGAAACTTATCAttctttctttttaaaaataaattcccACTCCTTCCCACCTTCCCAACAatacataaaaatgaaaaagaattcTCAGACATGCTAAATGCATGAACATCTGTAGCTGCGCAGATTTCAACATGAATTAAAGATAGAATTGAATTATTTGTTTCACCGGACAGACATTAGACCCATAAATATTACTCCGATTGCCTTCATCTGTAACGCCCCACCGTACCTGTATATATGACTATCTACTTTAACTAAACCTAAAGAAAGGAGGACCATCTCTTTTATTCTAACTGCCAAATCAGAGgcaaaatatttttcctttaattagtaACTTCAAGACTGAAGTCACCGACAAAGTACACATACAATCTAGAGTAAAATTTATAAAGAACAAGGAAAACCAGAAAAAGACAAGATAAGACAAAGTCTAAGTATGTTGCAACAAAATTCATCTCTTGTATTTATGGAAACAAAGATTTTGCAATCATTTGGTACCATCACAAAAGATTGGTCGTAcagcagccttaaaatcttcataaAACCTTTGCTCTGAGAACATGGAGGCTCGCTTCCTGGCAGCAGCAGCTATCTCCAGCCTCTTATTCTCTGGCATCTTAATGACTTCAATAATGGCTTCAGCGTATTCCTCCACGCCCTGGGCAAGGAATCCAGTCTGCTTCCCATTTTCTGGTAACACAATATCCATCCTTGGTCCAGCTGAATTATGTGCTGAACGAAACCGAAAAATTTGAAGTCAACTAAATAAGTCAGAGACTCAAATACAGAGCAAGACAGAAACCACACAACATGGCTAACCAATTGGTATCGCGCCAGCAGCCATGTATTCAACTACACTTATGCCAAAGTGCTCATCTGTCATGGAATGGATTCCAGCTACAGCACCACCCAAAAGTCTGACCAAATCACTTCACCAACAAagattaaaaaacaaaaatgaagctTCTTAATCATGTCTATCATGTATTGAAGTGATGGAAATGGATAATCTACCTAAACATTTCACATTCTATGTCTAAACAcacagagctaacagaactacCAAGAGATTCAATCCAGCTGGTTAAGCAATTTACACCCATGCATAAATATATATCCTCTTTGTGTATTACATTACCTGAACATCCAACCAATTTTTATTTATCTTATAAATAACAtttcccttttctttatttttgtttggtgGTGGTGCTGGGGGGTTTTGTGTTGGGGGGAGTAAGCCAAGGCAATAAAAAGTCCATCTCTTATGAAACCCTTACCTTGAAAGTTATAGCTTCAAGCAGTTAAAGAAAAGTTGTGGTCCTGAAAATTCAGTAAAATCATGCCTTGGAGTTTAAGAAGTTCAGACAAACAAATGGAGTTGCGCCACTAACCTGTACATGACATTCTTGTGGAACTCAACATGATCATCCACATTCAGTTTAATAGCTAGGTCCTTCAGATTTTGCAACCTTTTCTCATCTGCTTCATTCCTACAACTACCCACTAATTGGATAATTGGCCTTGGCAGATCTTGGTCTAATTTCTTGATGGCAACTGCAAACGCCTCAAGTTGGAGTGGGTGTGCCTAACTCACAGAAAAACCAAGTTTTACAAGACTTTCAAGATTACAATATACCTTGAAACACCTGCAGAAGTATGGGTACCTTGAATTCTACAAGGACCACATAAAATGCCCACCTTCTCTGGACGGAACTGAGCCACAGATACTATCTTCGGAGGTTTCATTGACTTTTCTAGCGGAAGCGCCTGTCAAGAGCAGTGTCAAGTTTGTCGTTAATATGGCCATGCAAAAATGCAATTGCTTACTGTCCAACCCAGACTCAAGAAATAATAAGACCTTCTAAAAAGGAATAGAGTAATGTCATTTCCCTCAATTTTCAACAAAGGCAAGAGTCACGAAGTCCAAATAAGAATCGAAATGAGAAATTCATCTGAAAAGTACATCGAATCCTACTTTCATCATATACTTCATTAATGCAAAAATGCAAGACAGTGCTATAGCAAAAAATTAGCCTCAACtcattaaattaataaaatctacAGAAAAAAGGGAAAGCATTAATAACGTTAGGCGTCAGGAGGAGAAAGACGGGTTATATTAGCACCAAAAGAGTTAAAAAATACAGACCTGAAGCCTAGAAGTATCACAAGGAGGATACACACGCCTAATTCGAGCTGGTATTCCCCACAGCTTCTCAATATGAGATTGAGTCCATGAAGAATTAACCATTGCAAGGTGTGCACAAGAACCAACAAAGCTGTACAGCCAGCCAAATAGTGTATAGTAAACAACCTTGAACCTGGATAGTATCGCACTGCCAGAAAAGCAATTTCATGAGCTTCATGCACAGATACAAGCAAAGAAAATGCAAAGATATTACAATATCATATTCAGTCCCTAGGATATATAATTTCAGAAGACCCACTAATGCGTCTAGATGTACACTTTCATGGAGAAGCGGGATAACATCTTGCCATTATATCTTCTTACGAGTGCCAATTAGTAAATGACCACATTAATTTGGTAAAAAGATACGCATACATGAAACAGGGTCAACTGACAACATTGTTAAtactagaaaagaaagaaaaaaagacacAAGCAGATCAACAGTTTCTCATAGGGGCCTTAGGCACCACTTAGTTGACAGACAATGACAAAGGCTTGTCTGACTAAGCATggccttttcctttttgtttgaaTAGGCCATTCTCATTTTTCTTCAACAAGGTAGACCAACCTTTAGGTGCGTTAGTAACAGAAACTTCCATCAAAATGACTATTTGACTTGTTAGCATGAAATTCTACAGATAGCATATTTTTACAATACAAAAGGAAAAGGGACAGATCTCCTATAGATGGCATATTATGATAATATGTAGTACCTCTTGGCAATCAAGGAATCATTGTTGTACATTGAACTGCGCCCACGAACACGAGATAGCATGTCTAAACTGATAGTTGGATAATGAGTATAGGAAAATACTTTGCATCCAAATATACGGGCAACTGGATAAGTAAAAGCATATCCGCTAGTATCAAAGTAATATAAAGGTGTATATTTGCACAAAGCTTCCCAAGAAAGGTAAATCGATCCAAAGCTTTGACCAATCATTGTGAAACGAGGGTAAGTGGTTTCTTCGACCCACTTTCTCCTATGCAGATGGACTACCTGATGTAAACTGCAGGAAATCAGTAATCTTGAGCAAAATGACACTGAATGTCAATATATCGAAGTTGCAAAAGAACAACTACATTATGCAGCAATTATCTGGATAGGATATTATATGTGTTTGTGATTACCACCATCAAACATATACCAGTAATGAAGCATCAGAAAGAGGAATATAAGATGCAGCAATACAGGTAACAGGGGAAGGAGTATACAATACAGATATCTCAAAGCAGCTACAAactaacataaataaatattatatttctAAACAGAGTAGAAGTGTATTCCTGGTGCAACAATAAAGAATGTTGAGAATTTCAATGACTTATCAGGGATAGAAGAAGCACAAAGACTGTGATACTGTTGAAATCCCTGGTAGTAAAATGCCAGTATCTGGGAGTTGATAGCTACAACACTCGATACTAGTGGTGGAGTTTGGGTGTGTGGAGGAGGGGAGGAAGATGAAGAAACGGGAGCGAAAGTGAAAAAGGAAGTTTGTTTAGCTGAACAGAAAGGAAATATGACAATTTTCTATTTTGTGACTTAATGGTTGAAAGTATTCTATTTTAATACTACTTTCAcaacttttaataatttaaattaGTTATACTAAAACTTTCAAACTTTAATGTGACATTTCTTATCAAAGTATAACTTCTCAACCATTACTTTAATATTATTACACTATTGCTGATAAAATATGTAAGTCAAATAATCCCTAGAGTTCGTTTCAAGTCAAACACTATCATAAAAAATGAAATAATGGAAATAATATCATGTACGCAGAGTAAAACCCACCGAGAAGTAAAGGGTACCTTAGGAGGGTGGATTAGTTTGACTCCAAATCGATCAAGGGCACGGCCACTAAGGCTGTCAGGTGAAGCATCATGATCTCCTGTATATATGACACAGTCTAGATTCGGGTTTACATCTTGGATGGCTTTCACAGCGCACCACAAGACTCGTTCTCCACCACCTCCGTCATTGGTGTATGGGTGGAAGACCCCAACAGCTTTCTTTCTATTTCTCCAGCCATTGATTACCATAAACAATAATCTTACTGCTTGAGCAATTACCACCGTTACAGCAATAAAAGCACTGAGCACAAGCCAATTTGCCATATTTCTTTTTCCCCTCTTGCGATTCTCTGACACGTGCTTTTATCGGATTACACTGCTTTCACAATAGGTTGCTGAAGTCACTGATTCTTTTGGCTTTTTTTGTCTCTAATATGAAATTGAAGATCCTTGACTAACGCGAATTGAGCTTCTGAATAGAATCATATCAAAAGATCAAAAGGGGCataaaatgcaaaaacaaaataaacaaataaatacatAAAGATAGATAGATAAATAGGATCAACAAAAGGGATCCTAAAAgtgcaaaacaaaacaaaaaaacaaaaagttaGCAGCTAAATGGGTAATGAAAAACAAATACAGAATAAACTTAAAAATATAAAGCTTGCTaagattttaaaagaaagaaaaaaaaaaggaaaggaaaaaaaagtatgTGAAAATCACAGTGGCGGATCAGGTGTTTGCTACAGTAGATTCTATCAAGACAATAACTTCAAATCAACAAGCAACAATAACTGGATCAAGTTATTGAAGAAGACATTAAGAAGCAGAAAGTATTTTCAGAAAAGTAATTGTCTCcaaatttctttcttttattctagTCATTCCAAATATTCTCTTTTTTAATCCAAAGACAACTAAATAATCTCTCAGAAAAACTCGAATTCGGAGATTTTCCTTTAACTTCTGAATACTTCACTCTTGATAAGGTTACCACTAAAAATCCTCAAGCAACAAATTATTAGGAAAATAAAAAATCTATGACCTAAGAAGCAAAATCTACCTAACGAGTACAGTATTACTTATTCAGGAAGTCCGTAAATCTCATAATTTACTTATTTAAGCCATCCATGATTATCAAATAATCGGTTCAAATTCATTTAAATTCCAATGTGAAGTTACTTAAAAGCTGTTGTAAGATAAGAAACATGAATTTCACTAATTAAATGACAAAGAGCATCTTGAGTATAATCCAGTAACAATAGCAATTCACTGTAAGTTCTTATAACACAATTGGCAAATCATTCTCAAATTGAAGGGGAAAAAACGCAAGcaaaaaactcaaaaacaaaaaacaGAAGATCAACAGTACAGCCAAAGAGTTAGGAAGAAAGATACCTAGCCGAAGGTCGCATTAGCAGTAAGAGTGAGCCGATCGGTTGTCATCCTGGTGGAGAAGATGGTAAGAATACAAGAGGTTGGATCGAACCTACGATAACAAGGGCAAACCAAAACTAATTGTTTTACCTAATTAAAAGTGTAcaaaatatgtatattatatatatatatatatatatatataaccctACCCATTTGGAATTTCCATAAATGTCCCTGCCACCTCAATAAATTCTTAGGATTTTTGGcctcatttgcttttttttttaagattaagacgtctagattgaatacacatctgaatatcaagatgtgtattaaaattaagacatctgaatctgAATGCACAActgaatatattaagatgtgtattaagatctgaatagaaATAATTAAAACTGTTTGATTGTTAACAtttgaatgtataaaatttatctttatttgaaaactaataaacataaaattcaaatgaaatactaactaatcttatattctatcaataaaatatataatttttcaaaatatgatagttgttggtggtgatggctaacgggTGAATGCTGACTAGAGGCGGTAGTTTTGGCTGATGATGGTGGTTCACgctagtagctagtagtgattggtagtggtggcgactatgattgaggatggtggtgatgggtggtgatagttaataatgtCAAGTGGCGGTAGTAATTGTGATTGAGGAAGGTGGTGGGTGAGTGGTGGTCGGTTATAATGATGGGCAGTACCGGCTGTGGTTGTTGATTGTGATGGGGTGgccagttgtggtagttgaggcGGATGAATGTTGATTGTGGGAGAGAATGATGGTGGTCGGAGTGGTGGGGATAGTAGGCGGTGATGGTAGATAATGGaggctatgattgaggatggtggtggcGTGGTGGTGGTGGCGTGGTGGTggtggaggtggtggtggtgTGGTGGTAATTGATAATGGTAGGCGACGGCggcagttaataatgaatatgtgataacatcttaatgaaattaatagcccgtttggccaagctgcaaaaatcagcttattttgagaagtgcttttttcaaaagtgcatctctcaaaagtacttttggtgagaagcagtttgtgttttgctaattagtttgaaaagcacttctgagcagcaattagtgtttgaccaagctttaaaaaattacttctaagtgtatttttctcaaaagtacttctcaaaaaagtacttttggagagaagctacttttttctgcttctccaaagctgcttctgcttctcctcaaaaacactttttttccttctagaagcttggccaaacacctcaaattgaggccaaaaatgcttttggcaaaaaaaaagaagcacttttgaccaaaaataagcttggccaaacaagctataagtCTCTATTATAGATCTTTatcatacagacctattcagacc
This sequence is a window from Nicotiana sylvestris chromosome 3, ASM39365v2, whole genome shotgun sequence. Protein-coding genes within it:
- the LOC104234967 gene encoding GDP-Man:Man(3)GlcNAc(2)-PP-Dol alpha-1,2-mannosyltransferase isoform X3 gives rise to the protein MANWLVLSAFIAVTVVIAQAVRLLFMVINGWRNRKKAVGVFHPYTNDGGGGERVLWCAVKAIQDVNPNLDCVIYTGDHDASPDSLSGRALDRFGVKLIHPPKVVHLHRRKWVEETTYPRFTMIGQSFGSIYLSWEALCKYTPLYYFDTSGYAFTYPVARIFGCKVFSYTHYPTISLDMLSRVRGRSSMYNNDSLIAKSAILSRFKVVYYTLFGWLYSFVGSCAHLAMVNSSWTQSHIEKLWGIPARIRRVYPPCDTSRLQALPLEKSMKPPKIVSVAQFRPEKAHPLQLEAFAVAIKKLDQDLPRPIIQLVGSCRNEADEKRLQNLKDLAIKLNVDDHVEFHKNVMYSDLVRLLGGAVAGIHSMTDEHFGISVVEYMAAGAIPIAHNSAGPRMDIVLPENGKQTGFLAQGVEEYAEAIIEVIKMPENKRLEIAAAARKRASMFSEQRFYEDFKAAVRPIFCDGTK
- the LOC104234967 gene encoding GDP-Man:Man(3)GlcNAc(2)-PP-Dol alpha-1,2-mannosyltransferase isoform X2; translation: MANWLVLSAFIAVTVVIAQAVRLLFMVINGWRNRKKAVGVFHPYTNDGGGGERVLWCAVKAIQDVNPNLDCVIYTGDHDASPDSLSGRALDRFGVKLIHPPKVPFTSRLHQVVHLHRRKWVEETTYPRFTMIGQSFGSIYLSWEALCKYTPLYYFDTSGYAFTYPVARIFGCKVFSYTHYPTISLDMLSRVRGRSSMYNNDSLIAKSAILSRFKVVYYTLFGWLYSFVGSCAHLAMVNSSWTQSHIEKLWGIPARIRRVYPPCDTSRLQALPLEKSMKPPKIVSVAQFRPEKAHPLQLEAFAVAIKKLDQDLPRPIIQLVGSCRNEADEKRLQNLKDLAIKLNVDDHVEFHKNVMYRLLGGAVAGIHSMTDEHFGISVVEYMAAGAIPIAHNSAGPRMDIVLPENGKQTGFLAQGVEEYAEAIIEVIKMPENKRLEIAAAARKRASMFSEQRFYEDFKAAVRPIFCDGTK
- the LOC104234967 gene encoding GDP-Man:Man(3)GlcNAc(2)-PP-Dol alpha-1,2-mannosyltransferase isoform X1, coding for MANWLVLSAFIAVTVVIAQAVRLLFMVINGWRNRKKAVGVFHPYTNDGGGGERVLWCAVKAIQDVNPNLDCVIYTGDHDASPDSLSGRALDRFGVKLIHPPKVPFTSRLHQVVHLHRRKWVEETTYPRFTMIGQSFGSIYLSWEALCKYTPLYYFDTSGYAFTYPVARIFGCKVFSYTHYPTISLDMLSRVRGRSSMYNNDSLIAKSAILSRFKVVYYTLFGWLYSFVGSCAHLAMVNSSWTQSHIEKLWGIPARIRRVYPPCDTSRLQALPLEKSMKPPKIVSVAQFRPEKAHPLQLEAFAVAIKKLDQDLPRPIIQLVGSCRNEADEKRLQNLKDLAIKLNVDDHVEFHKNVMYSDLVRLLGGAVAGIHSMTDEHFGISVVEYMAAGAIPIAHNSAGPRMDIVLPENGKQTGFLAQGVEEYAEAIIEVIKMPENKRLEIAAAARKRASMFSEQRFYEDFKAAVRPIFCDGTK